In the Silvanigrella aquatica genome, CTATAATTTGTTGGATTTTTAAAATATAAATTTCTTGCTTGTAGTAAGGGCTGGATATTTTTATTAAAAAATTGTTCTAATGCTATTTTTTGGTTGTTAATGTACAATTTCAAGTTTTCTTCAGAATTCACTCCAAAAGCATGAAATGCTGGCGAAACTTCACCATTCCACCATAAAAAATCGGAATCTATTGCGGTGAAAAATAAACTTGAATTGAGTGAGTCGGAATATTTTTTAATTTGTCGATCAATTTGCTGATTGACAATTGATGATAAACTTGAGTTTATTTCATTTTGTTTAAACTGTAATAGTTGATCAGAAATTGATTTTAATATAGGGGTAGACATTTGTATATTCTGAATAGAAGGGTCTATTTGTAAGTTTGCTAGTTCTAAACTTTGGTTATTAATGTTAAATATTTTTAGTGAATTCGGTAAGTTTTTTTTCCAAAAAATGGAACTTAATGAATTTGCAAGTCTATTAAAATATATTGATAAAATTTCAGGAATTTGTAATTGATTAACAGAATTAACGGCACCTGTAAAAGAAATACTACTTTGCAAATTACTTTGGAGTGAGTCAATATCCCATAAAGCATTTTCTGGAAGATTTTCATCAATGGAATGTAAATCAGATGAAAATGGTTTGTTATTTGTAAGATGAGGTAAATTAACAGCATTGTCTTCAAAGACAGATGACATTTTTGTCAGCGCTAAAGCTATTTGCTGTAAGGCAGGATTTAGATTAAAAGTACCTGCATTATTTATCAATAAAGGAAATGTTGTACCAAAAGAGGAAGTGGTACTTAGTTGCAATTTGAACTGTTCAAATTGCTCATTGGCCATTGTTGAAATAGAATTTGATGTGTCTATACCAAATGAGGCATTTTTTTCAATTTCAGTCAGCAGCTTCTTAAATTCTGTTCCATAAAATTGGTGCATATTTTTTAAATTATCTTGACTTTTTAATAAACTATCCTGAAGAGAATTGATATCCATAAGGATTTTTTTTGATAAAGCGATATCCTGATTTTGTAAGTCTGAGTTATCTAATTTTGTTATAGAATTCAAATTAGAAACTAAGTTGTTTATAGCAATAAGAATTTCATTATTTTTTGTGTTACTTTGAATATAAATTTGGATTATTTGTTTTAACACTTCATTTGATTTTGTTTTAAAATCTGCGAAACTAAAATTAAATTGTCCTCGTATATTTTTCATATTTAAAGTTGAAAAAATATTTTTTTGAACTAATGATTTTCCACAATCAACTCCATAAAGCAAATGAGTCATGAGCGGAAAAGCTTCTGTATTTTTTACAGGATTCGGATCATTTATTAAACCATAAATTTGATTTATGCTATTATTTTCATCTACAAATTTATTTATTTTTTTTATAAGATCTGGCGATTCCAATGCGTCATTTCCTGCCAAATATTGCAGGTCAAGATTTTTTGAAATTTTTTCATTCAAATGTTGAATGAGTATAGTCGATGTAAAATTTGCTAGGCTTGAATTATATTTATCAGTCAATTCTAAATCAAGATGTGTGTACCATGTAGGAAAAAGTAATGTTGAATAAAAAGATGTTGATTGAAGAGTATTTGAATTATTTATAAGACTACAAATTTTGCTTTGAAGAATGCTCGAATGAGTTAAGTTATTTGTAACTTGTTTATAATTGCTTATATATAAATTGAGTTCCGAAAAGCTTTTAAGAAATATGTCTCTTTTTTGTCTAAGAATTTTTTGTGAACTAAAAATAGCATATGTAACAAATATCAAATTTAAGATTGTAAAAATACTTAATATCAATCTTTTGCGATTTTTATTTCGAATAAATTCATTTGAAATTTCAGATCCATTTATAAGTACTGTCGATATGTGGTTAAATGTATTTAATAAATATGAATTTTTATCAGATTGATTCAGGTTTTCGTGAAATGAAGATATATTCAAAATATAATGTAGATTTGTTAAGTTTTTATCTTTAAATTGAAAGCTTTTATAAAAGTAATCAATATAGTTTTTTGAAAATAAAACTAATCCTGATTTTAAATTATAAAAGAAACGTAATACTTGAACTTGAATTTGGGCTTTATCATTGAATTGCTGGAGGTAATACTGGCATTGTTGTTCAAAAGAATAAATACAATCATCGATTGCATTTTTAATTTCTTTGTTCAGATCATCGGTGTTTTTTAAGGTATGATGTGAAAATCCAAAAAAAGGTACTTCATTATCAGAATCAATACTAGAAACAGACTGAAATGGAGGAATTTCGTTGTATTGAGAATTTTCAATAAAGAATAAAGGGATTTTAGATTTTAATTTTAGACATATTTGTTTAAAAACTTTTGAGTATATTTTAGCTTCTTCAGAAAGATCTTTAAGGTTTGAAATATTTTTTTCAAAAGCAATTTGATTTGGAAAAATGATTATTCCGTCGAGATGATGATGTCTTCTCATTTTTAAAATAGAATTTATATTTCTCAATATGCGATTTAAGTTGATTCTTCCTGTTGATTCATTGAGTTCAAATAAATTATGATTTATGAATAAAAAGTATGTAGACTTTAAATGTGTTATTTCAAAAGGTTTTTTTGCATCCTCGAAATAAATAAGTGATTCATTTTCAGGATTATGAATATTATTAAGTTCGTTAAAATAAGAATTTGAATTTGCACCCATAACTATGAATAGATTTTTTTTTCTTAATAGAGATTTATTTTTCAATAACCAATGCATATCAAATGTAAATATTTTTAACATTTCATTTTTGAAAAATTTAGATATATCTGGATTTATTGATTTAAATAATAAAAATGTAACTGTTATAAATATCAATGCTGAAACAAGAATATAAGAAAAGATGAGAAGCATAATTAATCCTACCTAGATTTACCATTTACATGAGATTTTTTGATAATATATTTGAATTTATAATCCACATAATAATTGAAGTCATTAAAAAGAAGGCAAATAGGAAGAAATTAGAAAAGAGAAGGGAGTATATCACTTTTTTATGATACATTTCGTATTCATTATGATTTGAAATTATTAAATTATTAGGAATTAAACCTGAAATTTCAGGTGTGGATTCAAAATTTGTTTCATAGTAAAATTGATACAGTTCTGATTTAATTTGCTGAATTTTATCGACATCATGATAAGAATGATATTTTCCTCTAAATCCGGAGCAAAGACAGAAATAATAGCTTAGGGAGAGATCTCTGTATTTATAATCACGCTCAAGTAAAATTTGACTGCAATTTTCAAAAAAGAGATCGCCCGAGGATCGTGATCCAAATATGCGATTTTCAAGAGTATCAGAAGTCCAATGCATGCGACCTTGCCATTGAGTCGTTATGAGCATTTCGTCTATTAAGGAAACAAGGGCATAATGAAGAAGTCTGATGATTTCTGTACCATAATACTTTTTATACTTTTTTAAGATATCCATTTTTCGTGAAATAAGTTCTTCAATATCTTTTGAGAGATTTTTTACATCATCAATTTGATAAATAAGCTCATTCTCAGAGCTATTTTCAATGTTTTTTAAAATTAATTTATTACGTATATCAAAAAAATAGTTAATTATTTCCTCGGTAATAAATATTATATTTTCATGATGCGAACCATCATTATGCTTATTTGAAGTCATGCTGATTTCCTAGAATATAAAATAATTTCTTCAGGTAAAAAATGACTATTTGTATCAATGCTTGCTGAAACAACTAATTTAATATTTTCTCTTCGGTTATTATCTAATTTCGCATAAACTAAAAAAATATTTCGTTGGGGAATGAGCGTATCATATTTTTCTACTATAGAGCGTGATAATCCTAACGAGCGTCTTTCAAGATTTATAGAGTGATTTTCTTCATCACAGATAATTGCCGATTTAATCCAATTGATAAAGTTTTCATTTGTAACAGAATAGCTCTTTTTAAAACCGAGTAAAACAAATGAGTTGTTTTCAAAAGTAGCAATATTAGTATTAAATGATATCTGAAATTTTTTATCAATTTTTGTTAATTTTGTAATATTATAATTTGTTGGAATTTCTCTTTCTAAAAATTCAACTAAATTTTCGTGAATTTTTTCAAAGCAAGCAAGAGGGTTAAAATGATTATATTCAATAAGAGTAGGTGGCATTTCTTCAATATCGTTTGAAATAATTTGAGAATATAAATTATAAAATTCCAAATAAAGATGGAAAGGATGAAGTTGTTCTGAGTAAAGGCATGCTTCAAATCGAGGAAGACTAGACTTCATGCTCTTTAAAGCAAGGAGTCTATTATTATAAATAGCGCGATGTGTATCAT is a window encoding:
- a CDS encoding DotU family type IV/VI secretion system protein, which gives rise to MTSNKHNDGSHHENIIFITEEIINYFFDIRNKLILKNIENSSENELIYQIDDVKNLSKDIEELISRKMDILKKYKKYYGTEIIRLLHYALVSLIDEMLITTQWQGRMHWTSDTLENRIFGSRSSGDLFFENCSQILLERDYKYRDLSLSYYFCLCSGFRGKYHSYHDVDKIQQIKSELYQFYYETNFESTPEISGLIPNNLIISNHNEYEMYHKKVIYSLLFSNFFLFAFFLMTSIIMWIINSNILSKNLM